Proteins encoded by one window of Rouxiella chamberiensis:
- the queC gene encoding 7-cyano-7-deazaguanine synthase QueC has product MKRAVVVFSGGQDSTTCLVQALTQYDEVHCITFDYGQRHRAEIEIAQKLSVELGAKAHKVLDVGLLNELAVSSLTRDNIPVPQYGEGDANALPSTFVPGRNILFLTLAAIYAYQIQAEAVITGVCETDFSGYPDCRDEFVKALNHAVSLGIARDIRFETPLMWLNKAETWALADYYGQLPLVRNKTLTCYNGIAGDGCGECAACHLRAKGLHEYQQDPDAIKASLKQKTALV; this is encoded by the coding sequence ATGAAAAGAGCCGTTGTGGTATTCAGTGGCGGTCAGGACTCCACCACCTGTCTGGTGCAGGCGCTGACACAATATGACGAAGTCCACTGCATTACCTTTGATTATGGCCAGCGCCATCGTGCCGAAATCGAGATTGCACAGAAACTGTCGGTCGAGCTGGGTGCCAAGGCGCACAAAGTGCTCGATGTCGGTCTGCTCAACGAACTGGCCGTCAGCAGCCTTACCCGCGACAATATTCCGGTGCCTCAATATGGCGAAGGCGATGCCAATGCGCTACCAAGCACCTTTGTGCCGGGCCGTAATATTCTGTTCCTTACGCTGGCCGCCATCTATGCCTACCAGATTCAGGCCGAAGCGGTCATAACCGGCGTATGCGAAACAGACTTCTCCGGTTATCCGGACTGTCGTGACGAATTCGTCAAGGCGCTGAACCATGCCGTTTCATTGGGCATCGCGCGCGATATCCGTTTCGAAACACCGCTGATGTGGCTCAACAAGGCCGAAACCTGGGCACTTGCCGACTACTATGGGCAACTGCCGCTTGTCCGCAACAAGACACTGACCTGCTATAACGGCATCGCCGGAGACGGCTGCGGTGAATGCGCCGCCTGCCATCTGCGGGCAAAAGGACTGCACGAATACCAGCAGGATCCCGATGCCATCAAAGCCAGCCTGAAACAGAAAACGGCGCTGGTTTAA
- the cof gene encoding HMP-PP phosphatase, producing the protein MRDNNTFRLAAFDMDGTLLMPNHQLGDKTLHTLRQLAARAVTLTFATGRHYLEMKQVLANIDIPGYLITGNGTRVHALDGTLLHASNLPEDSFRELVGHDWRTPASLHVFRDDGWFTHHDNPELLHAHAFSGFRYQVVELAKIPATGNSKVCFCAPHEVLAELVPVLESHFGNRLDFCFSAHDCLDVMPAGSNKGSALALLTDRLEIPLAECMAFGDAMNDREMLHSVGRGLVMGNALPLLREHAAQLEVIGHCKDQAVSHFLQHWLNYPDRPYSLESFSFE; encoded by the coding sequence GTGAGAGACAACAATACGTTTCGTCTGGCCGCTTTTGATATGGATGGCACGCTTTTGATGCCGAATCACCAGTTGGGTGACAAAACGCTACATACCTTGCGCCAGTTGGCCGCGCGCGCCGTGACCCTGACGTTCGCGACCGGTCGTCATTATCTCGAAATGAAACAGGTGCTCGCCAATATCGATATTCCGGGTTATCTCATCACCGGCAACGGCACGCGCGTACACGCACTCGACGGAACCTTGCTGCATGCCAGCAATCTTCCCGAAGACAGTTTCCGCGAGCTTGTCGGCCACGATTGGCGCACACCGGCCAGTCTGCATGTATTTCGCGATGACGGCTGGTTTACCCATCATGACAATCCCGAACTGCTTCACGCCCACGCGTTCAGCGGTTTTCGCTATCAAGTGGTCGAGCTGGCGAAAATACCGGCGACGGGCAACAGCAAAGTCTGCTTCTGCGCGCCGCACGAGGTGCTGGCAGAGTTGGTGCCGGTGCTTGAAAGCCACTTCGGCAATCGTCTCGACTTCTGCTTTTCGGCGCATGACTGTCTGGACGTAATGCCCGCAGGCAGCAACAAGGGCAGCGCGCTGGCGCTGCTGACGGACAGGCTCGAGATCCCCCTTGCCGAGTGCATGGCCTTTGGCGATGCCATGAACGATCGTGAAATGCTGCACAGCGTAGGACGAGGACTGGTCATGGGCAATGCACTGCCGCTCCTGCGGGAGCACGCCGCGCAGCTTGAGGTAATCGGCCACTGCAAGGATCAGGCCGTGTCACACTTTTTACAACATTGGCTGAATTACCCCGATCGGCCTTATTCATTGGAGTCCTTTTCGTTTGAATAA
- a CDS encoding YbgC/FadM family acyl-CoA thioesterase, translating to MQTTLKVRGFHIDVYRHVNNARYLEFLETARWEWLDNKEGFKWMAQNHIAFILVNININYRRPAVLGDVLLIDSQLEQLNGRSGVLKQVITCNDETVVDATLTFVCIDLRTQKALPLEGELREKLKELEE from the coding sequence ATGCAAACAACGTTGAAGGTTCGCGGATTTCACATTGATGTCTATCGGCACGTCAACAATGCTCGTTATCTTGAGTTTCTTGAAACGGCGCGCTGGGAATGGCTCGACAACAAGGAAGGTTTTAAATGGATGGCGCAAAACCATATTGCCTTTATTCTGGTTAACATCAATATCAACTACCGTCGGCCCGCCGTGCTGGGTGACGTGCTGTTAATAGACAGTCAACTGGAACAGCTCAACGGCAGGAGCGGGGTGCTAAAACAGGTGATAACCTGTAACGACGAAACGGTGGTGGATGCCACACTGACTTTTGTCTGTATCGACCTGCGCACGCAGAAGGCATTGCCGCTGGAAGGTGAGTTGCGTGAGAAACTGAAAGAGCTGGAAGAGTAA